Proteins encoded in a region of the Burkholderia ubonensis subsp. mesacidophila genome:
- a CDS encoding ESPR-type extended signal peptide-containing protein: MNKIYRKVWNRSRGQIVVVSERSSGNSPGSASRGTGLVAAVGSTVSLLATLVLSSSAYAAITVSDNGVSTNSAGTAHAGGSAGGLGATASANSIAMVGDGDCNRLTSGPFTVAGVYGTGANFTGGIYGFGVQNSATSYDTPTNAGAGQTTGMQGYTANNSVTGNVQQSANGIAGTTAYGLQTTAMGCDAHANGWASQAFGWGANASGAGAVAVGVYATASGQGAVAFGIGAVASAMDTFAVGALAKASGQGDIAIGAQSAANSGITSGTSEQSAVAFGHAATASGQNTVSVGNAAVANGTGSIAIGGAASSAAKAVALGSGASAGASSSVAIGDSNVVAASAGTGATAIGYQSSASSGTGAVAIGSQQTASGNGAVAIGDPNTATGTGAVAIGANNVANGQGAVALGNSNMATGTGAIALGNASTAVANGGVALGAGAVAYNANDVSLGSSSVTAAPNATPGATIGGASYTFAGTAPASVVSVGAAGAERQITNVAAGSLTASSTDAVNGSQLFATVQAINTLSTSTSTGLSSTNSSVASLSTSASTGISSANSSIASLSTSTSTGISTAQSGVNSLSTGLSSTNSSVASLSTSASTGISSANSSITSLSSSTSTGISTAQSGVNSLSTGLSSTNSSVASLSTSTSTGISSTNSSITSLSSSTSTGISTVQSGVNSLSTGLSSTNSSVTSLSTSASTGISSANGSIASLSTSTSTGISTAQSGVNSLSTGLSSTNSTVASLSTSTSTGISTAQSGVNSLSTGLSSTNSSVASLSTSASTGISSANSSIASLSSSTSTGISTAQSGVNSLSTGLSSTNSTAASLSTSTSTGISTAQSGVNSLSTGLSSTNSSVASLSTSASTGISSANSSITSLSSSTSTGISTAQSGVNSLSTGLSSTNSSVASLSTSASTGISSANSSIASLSTSTSTGISSLSTGLSTITTTTNNLGSSTAAALGGGAAYNPATGAISAPSYTTYNANGTTTTNNSVGSAIDNINANGIKYVHANSTGADSVATGADAVAIGKGAAASTNDSVALGANSATAVANPTSSAVVGATTFGAFAGSAPVGVVSVGTPGAERQITNVAAGQVTAASTEAINGSQLYAVASKLDSATTSISSLSTGLSSTNSAVASLSTSTSTGISTAQSGVNSLSTGLSSTNSSVASLSTSASTGISSANSSISSLSTSTSTGISTAQSGVNSLSTGLSSTNSSVASLSTSASTGISSANSSISSLSTSTSTGISTAQSGVNSLSTGLSSTNSSVASLSTSASTGISSANSSISSLSTSTSTGISTAQSGVNSLSTGLSSTNSSVASLSTSASTGISSANSSISSLSTSTSTGISTAQSGVNSLSTGLSSTNSSVASLSTSASTGISSANSSIGSLSTSTSTGISTAQSGVNSLSTGLSSTNSAVASLSTSASTGISSANSSIASLSTSTSTGIGSLSTGLSSTNSSVASLSTSASTGISTAQSGVNSLSTGLSSTNSSVASLSTSASTGISSANSSITSLSTSTSTGISTAQSGVNSLSTGLSSTNSAVVSLSTSTSTGISSATSSIASLSTSTSTGINSLSTGLSSTTSSVASLSTSTSTGLSTASSNISSLSTGLSSLSTAVNGGGTKYFHTNSTQPDSQALGTNAIAVGPAATASGASSIAMGDNANASTGGAVAIGRTAVATGGQSVSIGVANTASGDGAVAIGDPNVATGTGAVALGANNSANGQGAVALGNANVATGTGSLALGNTSTAAAGGAIALGANAIASNANDVALGSGSVTAIASPVGSAPIAGQTYSFAGGLPTSVVSVGAPGAERQIINVAAGRISATSTDAVNGSQMNAVTQALASLSTSTASALSTTQSGLSSLSTGLSSTRSSVSSLSTGLSTTSSNISSLSTGLSTSQSGIASLSTGLSTTNDSLASLSTAISGGGIHANSLGGVSVGPAANASGANSTAVGGAASASGANATALGQASNASGDNSTALGQASSASGRGSTAVGQGASAPGDGSSAFGQGAIASGTNATALGAHSTASAPNAVAIGANSVASEPNTVSFGSPGHERRLTNVAPGIDGTDAANMNQLRDVQSSVNQAARRAYSGVAAATALTMIPEVDPGKTIAVGIGAGSYQGYSASAIGVSVRFSDNLKAKLGVGMSGQGSTYGGGVSYQW; encoded by the coding sequence ATGAACAAGATATATAGAAAAGTCTGGAACAGGTCGAGGGGCCAGATTGTGGTCGTTTCCGAACGGTCATCCGGAAATTCGCCTGGCAGCGCGTCGCGGGGAACCGGCCTGGTGGCGGCCGTCGGGAGCACGGTGTCGCTGCTTGCGACGTTGGTGCTGTCGTCCAGTGCCTACGCGGCGATTACGGTGTCGGATAACGGCGTCTCGACTAACAGTGCCGGTACCGCGCATGCGGGGGGAAGTGCCGGAGGGCTTGGCGCGACGGCGTCGGCAAACTCGATCGCGATGGTGGGCGACGGGGATTGCAACAGATTGACGTCAGGGCCATTCACCGTAGCCGGCGTTTACGGTACGGGGGCGAATTTCACCGGCGGCATCTACGGCTTCGGCGTTCAGAACTCCGCAACGAGCTACGACACGCCGACGAACGCAGGCGCCGGACAAACGACCGGAATGCAAGGCTACACCGCGAACAACAGCGTGACCGGCAATGTCCAGCAGAGCGCCAACGGAATCGCAGGCACGACTGCATACGGACTGCAAACGACAGCGATGGGCTGCGACGCGCATGCGAACGGCTGGGCGTCGCAGGCATTCGGCTGGGGCGCGAATGCGAGTGGAGCCGGGGCGGTCGCGGTTGGCGTGTATGCGACCGCGTCGGGTCAAGGTGCGGTCGCGTTCGGGATCGGCGCGGTCGCGTCGGCGATGGACACCTTCGCAGTGGGCGCGCTTGCGAAAGCCAGCGGGCAGGGCGACATTGCAATCGGCGCGCAATCGGCGGCCAATTCGGGCATCACATCCGGAACGTCCGAGCAATCGGCCGTGGCGTTCGGGCATGCCGCGACGGCGAGCGGCCAGAACACCGTGTCGGTCGGCAATGCGGCGGTCGCGAACGGCACCGGCTCGATCGCGATCGGCGGCGCGGCGAGCTCGGCCGCCAAGGCGGTCGCGCTGGGATCGGGTGCATCCGCCGGCGCGTCGTCTTCGGTCGCGATCGGCGATTCGAACGTGGTTGCTGCGTCCGCCGGTACGGGGGCGACCGCGATCGGCTACCAGTCGAGCGCCAGTAGCGGCACGGGCGCGGTCGCGATCGGCAGCCAGCAGACGGCGAGCGGCAACGGTGCGGTTGCGATCGGCGATCCCAACACGGCAACCGGGACCGGGGCGGTTGCGATCGGCGCCAACAACGTGGCGAACGGGCAGGGCGCGGTCGCGCTCGGCAATTCGAACATGGCAACCGGCACGGGCGCGATTGCGCTTGGCAATGCGTCGACCGCGGTGGCCAACGGCGGTGTGGCGCTCGGCGCCGGCGCAGTGGCGTATAACGCGAATGACGTGTCGCTGGGTTCGAGCTCCGTGACCGCGGCGCCCAATGCGACGCCGGGCGCAACGATCGGTGGAGCGTCCTATACGTTCGCCGGCACTGCGCCGGCCAGCGTCGTGAGCGTCGGCGCCGCGGGAGCCGAGCGGCAGATCACGAACGTTGCGGCCGGAAGCCTGACGGCGTCGAGCACCGACGCAGTGAACGGCTCGCAGCTTTTTGCAACCGTTCAGGCGATCAATACGCTTTCGACTTCTACGTCGACCGGTTTGTCGTCGACCAATAGTTCCGTTGCATCGCTGTCCACGTCGGCTTCGACGGGCATCAGTTCGGCGAACAGCTCGATTGCGTCACTGTCGACTTCGACGTCGACGGGCATCAGTACGGCACAAAGCGGTGTCAACTCGCTGTCCACCGGCCTGTCGTCGACCAATAGCTCGGTCGCTTCGTTGTCCACGTCGGCTTCGACAGGCATCAGTTCGGCCAACAGCTCGATCACGTCGCTGTCATCTTCCACGTCGACCGGCATCAGTACGGCGCAAAGCGGTGTCAATTCGCTGTCCACCGGCCTGTCGTCGACCAATAGTTCGGTTGCTTCGCTGTCGACTTCGACGTCGACGGGCATCAGCTCTACAAACAGCTCGATCACATCGCTGTCATCATCCACGTCGACGGGCATCAGTACTGTGCAAAGCGGTGTCAATTCGCTGTCCACTGGCTTGTCGTCGACCAACAGTTCAGTTACGTCGTTGTCCACCTCGGCTTCGACAGGCATCAGTTCGGCGAATGGCTCGATCGCGTCGTTGTCGACTTCCACGTCGACCGGCATCAGCACGGCACAAAGTGGTGTCAATTCGCTGTCGACCGGCTTGTCGTCGACCAATAGCACGGTTGCTTCGCTGTCGACTTCCACCTCGACCGGAATCAGCACGGCACAAAGCGGTGTCAATTCGCTGTCGACCGGTCTGTCATCGACCAACAGCTCGGTCGCATCGCTGTCCACCTCGGCCTCGACGGGCATCAGCTCGGCGAACAGCTCGATCGCCTCGTTGTCGTCTTCCACGTCAACCGGCATCAGTACGGCACAAAGTGGTGTCAATTCGCTGTCGACCGGCTTGTCGTCGACCAATAGCACGGCTGCTTCGCTGTCGACTTCCACATCGACCGGCATCAGTACGGCACAAAGCGGCGTCAATTCGCTGTCCACCGGTCTGTCATCGACCAACAGCTCGGTTGCATCGCTGTCCACCTCGGCCTCGACGGGCATCAGCTCGGCGAACAGCTCGATCACATCGTTGTCGTCGTCCACGTCGACCGGCATCAGCACGGCACAAAGCGGTGTCAACTCGCTGTCGACCGGCCTGTCGTCGACCAACAGTTCAGTAGCGTCGTTGTCCACCTCGGCCTCGACCGGTATCAGTTCGGCCAATAGCTCGATCGCCTCGTTGTCGACTTCTACGTCGACCGGCATCAGCTCGCTGTCGACGGGCCTGTCGACGATCACGACCACGACCAACAACCTCGGCAGCAGCACTGCTGCGGCGCTCGGCGGCGGCGCGGCGTACAACCCGGCGACGGGCGCGATCTCCGCGCCGTCGTACACGACGTACAACGCGAACGGCACGACGACGACAAACAATAGCGTCGGCTCGGCGATCGACAACATCAACGCGAACGGCATCAAGTACGTCCACGCGAATTCGACGGGCGCGGACAGCGTCGCGACGGGCGCCGACGCCGTTGCGATCGGCAAGGGCGCGGCCGCCTCGACCAACGACTCGGTCGCGCTCGGCGCGAACTCGGCAACGGCCGTGGCCAACCCGACTAGCAGCGCGGTGGTCGGCGCGACTACATTCGGCGCATTCGCCGGCAGCGCGCCCGTGGGGGTCGTGAGCGTCGGCACGCCGGGTGCGGAACGCCAGATCACCAACGTCGCAGCCGGTCAGGTCACGGCTGCCAGTACCGAAGCGATCAACGGCAGCCAGCTGTACGCGGTTGCGTCGAAGCTCGACTCGGCTACGACTTCGATATCGTCGCTGTCGACAGGTCTGTCGTCGACCAATAGCGCGGTTGCGTCGCTGTCGACTTCCACCTCGACCGGCATCAGCACGGCGCAAAGTGGCGTCAACTCGCTGTCCACCGGTCTCTCGTCGACCAACAGTTCGGTTGCATCGCTGTCCACGTCGGCCTCGACGGGCATCAGCTCGGCGAACAGCTCGATCTCGTCGTTGTCGACGTCCACGTCGACCGGCATCAGCACGGCGCAAAGCGGTGTCAATTCGCTGTCCACCGGTCTCTCGTCGACCAATAGTTCGGTTGCATCGTTGTCCACGTCGGCCTCGACGGGCATCAGTTCGGCGAACAGCTCGATCTCGTCGTTGTCGACGTCCACGTCGACCGGTATCAGCACGGCGCAAAGTGGCGTCAACTCGCTGTCCACCGGTCTCTCGTCGACCAACAGTTCGGTTGCATCGTTGTCCACGTCGGCCTCGACGGGCATCAGTTCGGCGAACAGCTCGATCTCGTCGTTGTCGACGTCCACGTCGACCGGTATCAGCACGGCGCAAAGTGGCGTCAACTCGCTGTCCACCGGTCTCTCGTCGACCAACAGTTCGGTTGCATCGTTGTCCACGTCGGCCTCGACGGGCATCAGCTCGGCGAACAGCTCAATCTCGTCGTTGTCGACGTCCACGTCGACAGGCATCAGCACGGCGCAAAGTGGCGTCAACTCGCTGTCCACTGGCTTGTCGTCGACCAACAGCTCGGTCGCTTCGCTGTCCACGTCGGCTTCGACAGGCATCAGTTCGGCGAACAGTTCGATCGGGTCATTGTCGACGTCCACGTCGACCGGCATCAGCACCGCACAAAGCGGCGTCAATTCGCTGTCCACCGGCCTGTCGTCAACCAATAGCGCGGTTGCATCGCTGTCCACGTCGGCTTCGACAGGCATCAGTTCGGCGAACAGTTCGATCGCGTCGTTGTCGACCTCGACGTCGACCGGCATCGGTTCGTTGTCGACGGGTCTGTCGTCAACCAACAGCTCGGTTGCATCGCTGTCTACGTCGGCCTCGACCGGAATCAGCACGGCGCAAAGCGGTGTCAATTCGCTGTCCACTGGCTTGTCGTCGACCAACAGCTCGGTCGCGTCGCTGTCCACGTCGGCCTCGACGGGCATCAGTTCGGCGAACAGTTCGATCACATCGCTGTCGACTTCGACATCGACCGGCATCAGCACGGCGCAAAGCGGTGTCAATTCGCTGTCCACTGGCTTGTCGTCGACCAACAGCGCGGTGGTGTCGCTGTCCACCTCGACCTCGACGGGCATCAGCTCAGCAACCAGCTCGATCGCATCACTGTCGACTTCCACGTCGACCGGCATCAATTCGCTGTCGACGGGTCTCTCGTCAACGACCAGCTCAGTCGCATCACTGTCGACCTCGACCTCGACGGGCCTGAGCACCGCAAGCAGCAACATCTCTTCGCTGTCCACCGGGTTGAGTTCGCTGTCGACCGCAGTCAACGGCGGCGGAACGAAGTACTTCCACACCAACTCGACGCAGCCTGACAGCCAGGCGCTCGGGACGAACGCGATCGCCGTCGGCCCGGCGGCCACAGCCTCGGGCGCGAGCAGCATTGCCATGGGCGATAACGCGAACGCGTCGACAGGCGGCGCGGTGGCGATCGGCCGAACCGCGGTCGCGACAGGCGGGCAATCGGTGTCGATCGGCGTTGCAAATACGGCGAGCGGGGACGGAGCGGTGGCGATCGGCGATCCGAACGTCGCAACGGGCACCGGCGCGGTCGCATTGGGCGCGAACAACTCGGCGAACGGCCAGGGCGCCGTGGCGCTCGGCAACGCGAACGTTGCGACGGGAACGGGCTCGCTGGCCCTCGGCAATACCTCCACGGCGGCAGCAGGGGGCGCGATCGCGTTGGGCGCCAATGCAATCGCAAGCAATGCAAATGATGTCGCGCTGGGCTCGGGCAGCGTTACCGCGATTGCAAGTCCGGTCGGCAGCGCCCCCATTGCCGGTCAGACGTATTCGTTCGCGGGTGGTCTGCCGACAAGCGTGGTGAGCGTCGGCGCACCGGGGGCCGAACGCCAGATCATCAACGTCGCGGCGGGGCGGATTTCCGCGACGTCGACCGACGCGGTGAACGGGTCGCAGATGAACGCCGTCACCCAGGCGCTGGCATCGCTGTCAACTTCGACGGCAAGTGCACTGTCGACGACGCAAAGCGGCCTGAGTTCCTTGTCGACCGGGCTGAGTTCGACGCGGAGCAGCGTGAGTTCCCTGTCGACCGGGCTGAGCACGACGAGCAGCAACATTTCGTCGCTTTCGACCGGTTTGAGCACGTCGCAGAGCGGGATCGCGTCGCTTTCAACCGGGTTGAGCACGACGAACGACAGTCTCGCGTCGCTGTCGACCGCGATATCCGGCGGCGGAATCCACGCCAACAGCTTGGGTGGTGTATCGGTGGGGCCGGCGGCGAACGCGTCGGGTGCCAACAGCACGGCGGTGGGTGGCGCGGCGTCGGCATCGGGAGCCAACGCAACCGCGCTCGGTCAGGCGTCGAATGCATCGGGCGATAACTCGACGGCGCTGGGGCAGGCGTCGAGTGCGTCCGGAAGGGGTTCCACGGCGGTGGGGCAGGGCGCGAGCGCGCCGGGAGACGGGTCGTCGGCATTCGGCCAGGGGGCGATCGCGTCCGGTACGAACGCGACCGCGCTGGGCGCCCATTCGACGGCATCGGCGCCGAATGCGGTGGCGATCGGCGCGAACTCGGTAGCGTCCGAGCCGAACACGGTGTCATTCGGTTCGCCGGGCCATGAACGTCGGCTCACGAACGTCGCACCGGGGATTGACGGCACCGACGCGGCGAACATGAATCAGCTCAGGGACGTGCAATCGAGCGTCAATCAAGCTGCTCGCCGTGCCTATTCGGGCGTGGCGGCCGCCACCGCATTGACGATGATCCCGGAAGTCGATCCCGGCAAGACGATTGCGGTCGGGATCGGGGCAGGCAGCTATCAAGGCTATTCGGCATCGGCAATCGGTGTGTCCGTCCGATTCTCCGACAACCTGAAGGCGAAGCTCGGCGTCGGCATGAGCGGGCAGGGCAGCACATACGGCGGAGGTGTCTCGTACCAGTGGTAA
- a CDS encoding H-NS histone family protein encodes MKTYSELMMQFDLLKKEIEIAREHEAQRIARRVLELLAESGVDVREMAKSPPRGRKVSPKYWNPHTGATWSGRGRVPKWLVGQDLRQFLIPSQDDEQ; translated from the coding sequence ATGAAGACGTATAGCGAACTCATGATGCAATTCGATCTACTGAAGAAAGAGATCGAAATTGCGAGGGAGCACGAGGCTCAACGCATCGCCCGGCGAGTGCTTGAACTGTTGGCCGAAAGCGGTGTGGACGTTCGTGAAATGGCGAAGTCGCCGCCGCGCGGGCGGAAAGTTTCACCGAAATACTGGAATCCGCACACGGGCGCGACGTGGTCGGGACGGGGGCGTGTGCCCAAGTGGCTGGTTGGCCAGGATCTGCGTCAATTTCTGATTCCGAGCCAGGACGACGAGCAGTAG
- a CDS encoding IclR family transcriptional regulator — MNYIVEAVDSALKLLNCVAEHPHLGVTRLALKLGINKSRAYRMLCTLEIHRFVVQDERTSTYALGTQAFVIGAAALRQTALVHAAQCHMLALSQAINETVVLRVRDGLETVCIMRCETSREIRTIGAVGNRRPVSLGASGKVLLAFAPGEVRDTYFAKVRRTGQGDPFKLAEELDAVARKGYAVSVGEVTAGVVAIAVPVCDRAGTAIASLSVTGPEVRISRADVHDYLARLQACSNAISVELGRVSTRAVT; from the coding sequence ATGAACTACATCGTCGAAGCGGTTGACAGCGCGCTGAAGCTTTTGAACTGCGTGGCCGAGCATCCACATCTCGGCGTGACCCGGCTTGCGTTGAAGCTCGGCATCAACAAATCGCGCGCGTACCGCATGCTTTGCACGCTCGAGATCCATCGCTTCGTCGTGCAGGACGAGCGCACGTCGACTTATGCGCTTGGAACGCAGGCGTTTGTGATCGGTGCCGCCGCGTTGCGGCAGACCGCGCTCGTGCACGCCGCACAGTGCCACATGCTTGCGCTCAGCCAGGCGATCAACGAGACCGTCGTGCTGCGCGTGCGAGACGGGCTCGAAACGGTCTGCATCATGCGCTGCGAGACGTCCCGCGAGATCCGGACGATCGGCGCCGTCGGCAATCGGCGGCCGGTCAGCCTCGGCGCGTCGGGCAAGGTGCTGCTCGCGTTCGCGCCCGGCGAGGTGCGCGACACCTATTTCGCGAAAGTGCGAAGAACGGGGCAGGGCGATCCGTTCAAGCTTGCCGAGGAACTCGACGCGGTCGCGCGCAAAGGCTACGCGGTGAGCGTCGGCGAAGTGACGGCGGGTGTCGTCGCGATTGCGGTGCCGGTTTGCGACCGGGCGGGCACGGCGATCGCGTCCCTCAGCGTGACGGGGCCGGAGGTACGGATCAGCCGCGCCGACGTTCACGACTATCTCGCGCGGCTGCAGGCCTGCAGCAACGCGATCTCCGTCGAACTCGGCCGGGTCTCGACGCGCGCCGTGACGTAA
- a CDS encoding YbhB/YbcL family Raf kinase inhibitor-like protein — translation MTLTLTSPAFREGGEIPRRHTCMGADVSPPLAWSGVPANAKSLALIVDDPDAPDPAAPQMTWVHWVLYNIPPTAPGLQEALAGSALPPGTLEGTNDFRRVAYGGPCPPVGRHRYFHKLYALDTVLPDLHKPTKAALEKAMQGHVVAHAELLGTFRK, via the coding sequence ATGACCTTGACCCTGACTTCGCCGGCCTTTCGCGAAGGGGGCGAGATTCCCCGCCGCCATACCTGCATGGGCGCGGACGTGTCGCCGCCGCTCGCGTGGTCCGGGGTGCCCGCCAACGCAAAGAGCCTCGCGCTGATCGTCGACGACCCTGACGCGCCGGACCCGGCCGCGCCACAGATGACATGGGTCCACTGGGTGCTGTACAACATCCCGCCCACGGCACCCGGGCTGCAGGAGGCGCTCGCCGGAAGCGCGCTGCCACCGGGCACGCTCGAAGGCACCAACGACTTCCGGCGTGTCGCGTATGGCGGCCCCTGCCCGCCTGTCGGCCGCCACCGCTATTTCCACAAGCTGTACGCGCTCGATACGGTGCTGCCCGATCTCCACAAGCCGACCAAGGCCGCGCTGGAGAAGGCGATGCAGGGGCATGTGGTTGCGCACGCGGAACTGCTCGGCACGTTTCGGAAGTAA
- the valS gene encoding valine--tRNA ligase has translation MSQQTTQPINRTTPEKPGLEGIEAKWSTRWETQRIYAFDRAAARDAVYSIDTPPPTVSGSLHVGHVFSYTHTDIIARYQRMTGKTVFYPMGWDDNGLPTERRVENFHGVVCDPHAPYDPDFRAPDVVPTQRASFKRISRRNFIELCHRLTAIDETAFRALFVRLGISVDWDLNYATIGARAQRISQRALLRNLQRGELYQQEAPCLWDITFQTAVAQAELEDREIDGAWHDLRFLDAAGNDVVVSTTRPELLAACVALVVHPDDARFRALAGTRVRCPLYDVDIPVMTHALADPGKGTGIAMICTFGDLTDVIWWRELELPTRAIVGKDGRLRDEMPEWLLSDESRTAYARIAGRPLSDARREVVAQLASAGALMGAPRPIRHAVKFFEKGERPLEIVATRQWYLRNGGRDPSLRDELLTRGAELHWHPPFMGSRYANWVGGLNGDWLISRQRIFGVPLPLWYPLDAVGQPDYRAPIQPGDATLPVDPQIDVPPGYCEAQRGKPGGFIGESDIMDTWATSSLTPQIAAAWGEPDECCGRVFPMDLRPQGHDIIRTWLFSTVARSHLESACLPWTHTMLSGWILDPDRKKMSKSKGNVVTPAALLDTHGSDGVRYWAALGRPGMDTAFDETQMRNGRRLALKLLNVSKLALGFAEAPDAPLCEALDRAMVARLAEVVTLATTAFEALDYSKAIEHIEAFFWWYCDDYVELVKGRARGVDARAVSAHRALAASLSVLQRLFAPFLPFAAEECWSWWQTESIHRSAWPDAASLRMLAGADTDSAMSVVVSDVLREIRRAKSEAKVSMKATASIVTVGDAAGRLALLRQAQGDLRDAGHIGEFDMVESERFRVDVTLA, from the coding sequence ATGTCTCAACAAACGACACAACCCATCAACCGCACCACCCCGGAAAAACCGGGTCTCGAAGGAATCGAAGCGAAGTGGAGCACACGATGGGAAACGCAGCGTATCTACGCTTTTGACCGCGCCGCCGCACGCGATGCGGTGTACTCGATCGACACGCCGCCGCCGACCGTCTCCGGCTCGCTGCATGTCGGCCACGTGTTCAGCTACACGCACACGGACATCATCGCCCGCTATCAGCGCATGACCGGAAAGACGGTCTTCTATCCGATGGGCTGGGACGACAACGGCCTGCCGACCGAGCGTCGCGTCGAGAATTTCCATGGCGTCGTCTGCGATCCCCACGCGCCATACGATCCCGACTTTCGCGCGCCGGACGTGGTGCCGACGCAGCGCGCATCGTTCAAGCGGATCAGCCGCCGCAATTTCATCGAGTTGTGCCATCGGTTGACCGCCATCGACGAAACCGCGTTTCGCGCGTTGTTCGTGCGGCTCGGTATCTCGGTCGACTGGGACCTCAACTACGCGACCATCGGCGCACGCGCGCAGCGCATCAGCCAACGGGCGTTGCTCCGCAACCTGCAGCGCGGCGAACTCTACCAGCAGGAAGCGCCTTGCCTGTGGGACATCACGTTCCAGACCGCGGTCGCCCAGGCCGAACTCGAAGACCGCGAGATCGACGGCGCATGGCACGATCTCCGCTTCCTGGATGCGGCGGGAAACGACGTCGTCGTGTCCACGACGAGGCCGGAGCTGCTTGCCGCCTGCGTGGCGCTCGTCGTCCATCCCGACGATGCGCGCTTTCGCGCACTCGCAGGCACGCGCGTGCGTTGCCCGCTGTACGACGTCGACATTCCTGTGATGACGCATGCGCTTGCCGATCCCGGCAAGGGGACGGGCATCGCGATGATCTGCACGTTCGGCGATCTGACCGACGTGATCTGGTGGCGCGAACTCGAACTGCCGACGCGCGCGATCGTCGGCAAGGACGGCCGCTTGCGCGACGAGATGCCCGAATGGCTCCTGTCGGATGAAAGCAGAACCGCTTATGCGCGCATTGCAGGAAGGCCGCTATCCGATGCGCGCCGCGAGGTCGTGGCTCAACTCGCATCTGCGGGCGCGTTGATGGGCGCACCACGACCGATCCGTCACGCCGTCAAGTTCTTCGAAAAGGGCGAGCGGCCGCTGGAAATCGTCGCGACGCGCCAGTGGTATTTGCGTAACGGCGGGCGCGATCCATCGCTGCGCGACGAATTGCTGACGCGCGGCGCCGAGCTCCATTGGCATCCGCCGTTCATGGGCAGCCGGTATGCGAACTGGGTGGGCGGCCTGAACGGCGACTGGCTGATCAGCCGTCAGCGGATTTTCGGTGTGCCGCTTCCTCTGTGGTATCCGCTCGACGCGGTTGGGCAGCCCGATTACCGCGCGCCGATCCAGCCCGGCGATGCGACGCTGCCCGTCGATCCGCAAATCGACGTTCCGCCCGGCTATTGCGAGGCGCAACGCGGCAAGCCCGGCGGCTTCATCGGCGAAAGCGACATCATGGATACCTGGGCGACCAGTTCGCTGACGCCGCAAATCGCCGCCGCATGGGGTGAGCCGGACGAATGCTGCGGGCGCGTGTTCCCGATGGACCTGCGTCCTCAGGGGCACGACATCATCCGCACGTGGCTGTTCTCGACGGTCGCGCGTTCGCATCTGGAGAGCGCGTGTTTGCCGTGGACGCACACGATGCTGTCCGGCTGGATTCTCGATCCGGACCGCAAGAAGATGTCCAAATCGAAAGGCAACGTCGTGACGCCCGCCGCATTGCTGGACACGCACGGCTCGGACGGCGTGCGCTATTGGGCGGCGCTGGGACGCCCGGGCATGGACACGGCCTTCGACGAAACGCAGATGCGCAACGGCCGTCGTCTCGCGCTGAAACTGCTGAACGTCTCGAAGCTTGCGCTCGGCTTTGCGGAGGCGCCCGATGCGCCGCTCTGCGAGGCGCTCGATCGCGCGATGGTCGCGCGTCTCGCGGAAGTCGTGACGCTGGCGACCACGGCATTCGAGGCGCTCGACTACAGCAAGGCGATCGAGCATATCGAGGCGTTTTTCTGGTGGTATTGCGACGACTATGTGGAATTGGTGAAAGGCCGCGCGCGGGGTGTCGATGCGCGCGCCGTCTCCGCGCACCGCGCGCTGGCCGCTTCCCTGTCCGTGTTGCAGCGCTTGTTCGCGCCATTTCTGCCGTTCGCGGCGGAAGAGTGCTGGTCATGGTGGCAAACGGAGTCGATCCATCGCTCGGCGTGGCCCGACGCCGCATCGCTGCGAATGCTCGCAGGAGCGGATACGGACAGCGCGATGAGTGTCGTCGTTTCCGATGTGCTGCGTGAGATTCGCCGCGCAAAGTCGGAGGCGAAGGTGTCGATGAAGGCCACCGCTTCGATCGTGACGGTCGGCGACGCGGCGGGGCGCCTCGCGCTGCTGCGGCAGGCGCAAGGCGATCTGCGCGACGCCGGGCATATCGGCGAGTTCGACATGGTCGAGTCGGAGCGGTTTCGCGTCGACGTGACGCTTGCGTGA